From a region of the Listeria monocytogenes ATCC 19117 genome:
- a CDS encoding TetR/AcrR family transcriptional regulator produces MAESLITKKAIAGGLMELCQHKRFEKISIADITNICGLNRQTFYYHFTDKYDLLTWTYENDFFHCLADGITLENWDKHVLKMLESIKENDDFYKNTVSADASILSFCFSKLTNSLFMDLFEKIDTNGAVNEADRVFYAEFFSYGCSGVLIKWITRGFKEAPETIANQLFRLAKDTEFLANSMYREN; encoded by the coding sequence ATGGCGGAATCACTCATTACTAAAAAAGCGATTGCTGGTGGGCTGATGGAGCTTTGTCAGCATAAGCGGTTTGAAAAGATTAGTATTGCGGATATTACGAATATTTGTGGACTTAATCGGCAAACTTTTTACTATCATTTTACAGATAAATACGATTTGCTTACTTGGACGTATGAAAATGACTTTTTCCATTGTTTGGCGGATGGGATTACGCTTGAAAATTGGGATAAGCATGTGCTGAAAATGCTGGAATCGATTAAAGAAAATGATGATTTCTATAAAAACACGGTTTCGGCGGATGCGAGTATCCTTTCTTTTTGCTTTTCTAAATTAACGAATTCGCTGTTTATGGATTTATTTGAAAAAATTGATACGAATGGAGCGGTGAACGAGGCAGATCGGGTATTTTATGCGGAATTCTTTTCTTACGGATGCTCGGGTGTACTGATTAAATGGATTACGCGCGGTTTTAAAGAGGCACCGGAAACGATTGCGAACCAGCTATTTCGACTTGCGAAGGATACGGAATTTTTGGCAAACAGCATGTACCGCGAAAACTAG